One stretch of Micromonospora echinospora DNA includes these proteins:
- a CDS encoding ArsR/SmtB family transcription factor: MDVTGDDLLKMLTALNNQHRLRIVGMLSSERDYVSRLAVRLGMSRPLLHMHLARLEAAGLIEGSLELSPGGKAMKFFEVTPFALHLTPQTVAEAVKTLTDDRRGENDAEQ; the protein is encoded by the coding sequence ATGGATGTCACAGGTGATGACCTGCTCAAGATGTTGACGGCGCTGAACAATCAACACCGTCTCAGGATCGTGGGGATGCTCTCCAGCGAGCGGGACTACGTCAGTCGGCTGGCTGTGCGATTGGGCATGAGTCGGCCGCTGCTGCACATGCACCTCGCTCGGCTGGAGGCCGCGGGTCTCATCGAGGGAAGTCTCGAGCTGTCCCCGGGCGGTAAGGCGATGAAGTTCTTCGAGGTCACGCCGTTCGCACTGCATCTGACACCGCAGACGGTGGCGGAAGCGGTGAAGACGCTGACCGACGACCGGCGCGGCGAGAACGACGCAGAGCAGTGA